One part of the Mariniflexile litorale genome encodes these proteins:
- a CDS encoding SCO family protein: MNRKKYIVPEFDSDTLEEDIAAFVDQADKLKKRTDVLGLLLVESHPLYKERGTNEVNRIQGYILASFEKYGFSLKLLPIALEALESGMSAYIVAASAKAIRGLKRKNPRLVYYLLAGINNIYYRDDTITFNSYKPKWPLEHPTSALKEILLTLQWLGANARDAIVELEVLSVSIEINSNNRKLILETIEKIQRDKNKEENCCNIEIESPINVSKVDYTKIKGLIIQDQDGEILTYGDFFRDKPTVLVFFYTRCENHNKCSLTINKLGKLQQLLKKLELDQKIKTAAMSYDPIFDTPERLKTYALKRHVSFDYLNRVFRVKYKQSMPQILNYFKSEVNYAGNLINKHLIELHIIDELGRPIKSYNRFQWEPEDVVNNLLKYLSKKPKSSLINTFRLQKIGGTLRNIIVPILIAFFPKCPLCWTAYLSVFGISGMSSIPYKPWILPILCVILFINLWFIWRRSNQTKSWIAFYLAIVGTIILILFGPIYMKKPILNIGLVLLITAALLNSIQINILEKIRNVAS; this comes from the coding sequence TTGAATAGAAAAAAATATATTGTACCCGAATTTGATAGCGATACTTTAGAGGAAGATATAGCTGCTTTTGTAGATCAAGCAGATAAATTAAAAAAAAGAACAGACGTTCTGGGATTATTATTAGTAGAATCACATCCTTTATATAAGGAGCGAGGTACTAATGAGGTCAATAGAATACAGGGTTATATCCTAGCTTCATTTGAAAAATATGGATTTTCTTTAAAGTTGCTACCCATTGCATTAGAGGCATTAGAAAGTGGTATGAGTGCATATATAGTAGCAGCTTCTGCTAAGGCCATTAGAGGTCTTAAACGGAAAAATCCGCGATTAGTCTATTATCTATTGGCAGGAATAAACAACATCTATTATAGAGATGATACAATCACATTTAACTCCTATAAACCCAAATGGCCATTAGAACATCCTACCTCTGCTTTAAAGGAAATTCTACTAACTTTACAATGGTTAGGAGCTAATGCGAGGGACGCAATTGTAGAGTTAGAAGTTTTGTCAGTAAGTATTGAGATTAATAGTAACAATCGCAAACTAATTCTTGAAACCATCGAGAAAATTCAAAGAGATAAAAACAAAGAAGAGAACTGTTGTAATATAGAAATTGAGTCGCCCATAAACGTTTCTAAAGTAGATTATACAAAAATAAAGGGTCTAATAATTCAAGATCAAGATGGGGAGATTTTAACTTATGGTGATTTTTTTAGAGATAAGCCGACTGTTTTGGTTTTTTTCTATACACGTTGCGAAAACCATAATAAATGTTCCTTAACCATAAATAAATTAGGAAAACTTCAACAGCTATTAAAGAAATTAGAACTGGATCAAAAGATCAAAACTGCAGCAATGTCTTACGATCCAATTTTTGATACACCTGAAAGACTAAAAACATATGCATTAAAACGACATGTTAGCTTTGACTATTTAAATAGAGTATTTCGAGTAAAATATAAACAATCTATGCCGCAAATTCTAAATTATTTTAAATCTGAAGTCAATTATGCAGGAAACCTCATAAATAAACATTTAATTGAACTTCATATAATAGATGAATTAGGAAGACCAATCAAGTCTTATAATAGGTTTCAGTGGGAACCTGAAGATGTAGTAAATAACTTATTGAAATATTTATCTAAGAAACCAAAATCATCTTTGATTAATACCTTTCGATTACAAAAAATAGGAGGCACATTGAGAAACATAATTGTTCCAATATTGATTGCTTTTTTCCCCAAGTGCCCATTATGCTGGACTGCCTATTTGAGTGTTTTTGGAATATCAGGCATGTCGTCAATTCCTTATAAACCATGGATATTACCAATATTATGTGTAATACTTTTTATTAACTTATGGTTTATTTGGCGTAGATCAAATCAAACAAAAAGTTGGATAGCATTTTATTTGGCAATAGTAGGAACTATTATTCTTATTCTTTTTGGCCCCATTTATATGAAAAAACCAATTTTGAATATTGGA
- a CDS encoding tyrosinase family protein has protein sequence MTIEIRINDISRNKRNTDYIGWSPRPAWIRQVNGNSDIFIDLKNNGLLGGGEITFFPVDTNDLPDMLSPSDELTGINLVNAPQDEGWVKFYVAGKFDQNTGDSFPSSKDKDTGIGVYNSQNGNLIYTKELMVRVRKNVKNLSLDERRDFLEAIMFLNTRTSSNHPWKNFQDMHVGNTGNEIHGRSCFLPWHRMYLLNLERLIQNVEITQSNGSIKSYAHVTIPYWDFFDVASNVFVRSFAGNPDSAGLIDFNANNPLVNWSTNLTGIIQGNIILGPKLYRAQLIGNNSQLPWDPQSQVSPVYTHPSTSWAHRTERETIYQYSDYYHFNNGPGNGVPGLEQSPHGGAHVSWGGPISLIGFSPADPVFFMLHCNVDRLWATWQWKTAGYRFDPTDSDSYDRQGTGSRTGQQISDLIGNYTEDTLWPWDGDDQHPRPPQANWGNFPDSNVASAPGPIPKLKQAIDYHGQHSQDPDDCLGFDYDDIPLDYPTGVIV, from the coding sequence ATGACAATTGAAATTAGAATAAATGATATCTCCAGAAATAAAAGAAATACAGATTATATAGGTTGGTCACCAAGGCCAGCTTGGATAAGGCAAGTTAATGGCAACTCTGATATTTTTATAGATCTTAAAAACAATGGTCTTTTGGGAGGAGGAGAAATAACTTTTTTTCCAGTGGATACAAATGATTTACCAGATATGTTATCACCTTCCGATGAATTGACAGGTATTAATTTAGTAAATGCCCCTCAAGATGAAGGTTGGGTTAAATTCTATGTAGCTGGAAAATTTGATCAAAACACAGGCGATAGTTTTCCAAGTTCAAAAGACAAAGATACTGGTATTGGTGTTTATAACTCTCAGAATGGAAATCTAATATACACCAAAGAACTGATGGTTAGAGTACGTAAAAATGTAAAAAACCTTTCTTTAGATGAGAGAAGAGATTTTTTAGAGGCCATAATGTTTTTGAACACAAGAACTTCTTCGAATCATCCTTGGAAAAATTTTCAAGATATGCATGTTGGAAATACAGGTAATGAAATCCATGGTAGGAGCTGTTTTTTGCCATGGCATAGAATGTATCTTTTAAACCTAGAACGACTAATTCAAAATGTAGAGATCACACAATCTAATGGTTCTATAAAATCCTATGCTCACGTAACCATTCCATATTGGGACTTTTTTGATGTTGCCAGTAATGTATTCGTAAGATCATTTGCTGGTAACCCAGATTCTGCTGGGTTAATTGATTTCAATGCAAATAATCCACTTGTCAATTGGAGTACAAACTTGACTGGTATAATCCAAGGTAATATTATTCTTGGACCCAAACTATATCGTGCACAACTAATAGGAAATAATTCTCAATTACCATGGGACCCTCAGTCCCAAGTTAGTCCTGTATATACCCATCCTAGTACGAGTTGGGCTCATAGAACAGAGCGAGAGACGATTTATCAATATTCAGATTATTACCATTTTAATAATGGGCCTGGTAACGGAGTTCCAGGTCTAGAGCAATCGCCTCATGGAGGTGCTCATGTAAGTTGGGGAGGTCCAATTAGTTTGATTGGGTTTTCACCAGCAGACCCAGTTTTTTTTATGTTACATTGTAATGTAGATCGCCTTTGGGCTACATGGCAATGGAAAACTGCTGGGTATCGTTTTGACCCAACAGATTCTGATAGTTATGATCGCCAAGGAACAGGCTCAAGAACTGGTCAACAAATAAGTGATTTAATAGGGAATTATACCGAAGACACATTATGGCCTTGGGATGGAGATGATCAACATCCACGACCACCTCAAGCCAACTGGGGAAATTTTCCTGATTCAAATGTCGCAAGTGCACCAGGGCCTATTCCAAAATTGAAGCAAGCTATTGATTACCATGGGCAGCACAGTCAGGATCCAGATGATTGTTTGGGATTTGATTATGATGATATACCTTTAGATTATCCAACAGGAGTAATTGTTTGA
- a CDS encoding trypsin-like peptidase domain-containing protein translates to MNKIEQTILVKKWLFYVTFFCSITASTAQEIASLYKQVNKSVVTIVTEFKTLNDNHQLISDESIGSGVMISNKGEILTAAHVVNNAETITVKFLDGEEILAKVIKSAPVADIALLKLSWMPKTYEIAKIGDSDNVSVGEQIVVLGAPYGIEHSLSVGYISGKRKQEARTSGFVLNEYFQTDASINKGNSGGPMFNLQGEVIGISSYIITESGGFQGLGFAATSNLAKKLVIDGNRRWTGINGFILDEKLAWMLNVPINGGILVESVVRFSPADFAGVKGGFENIDIEGERLIAGGDIILSVNGFPLTKASFENLDSDRLNKSNFFNQNIFVLKIWRGGKVEEVKIKFKD, encoded by the coding sequence ATGAATAAAATAGAACAAACTATTCTAGTTAAAAAGTGGCTCTTTTATGTGACTTTTTTTTGCTCGATTACTGCAAGTACTGCTCAAGAAATAGCATCTCTTTACAAACAAGTAAACAAATCAGTTGTAACTATAGTAACAGAGTTCAAGACCCTTAATGATAATCATCAATTAATAAGTGACGAAAGCATTGGTTCCGGTGTAATGATCTCTAACAAAGGCGAAATATTAACAGCTGCTCACGTTGTTAATAATGCTGAAACAATAACTGTTAAGTTTTTGGATGGAGAAGAAATACTTGCTAAAGTTATTAAATCAGCACCTGTTGCAGATATAGCCCTATTAAAATTATCTTGGATGCCAAAAACATACGAAATAGCGAAAATTGGAGATTCAGATAATGTTTCTGTGGGAGAGCAAATTGTTGTTTTAGGAGCACCTTACGGTATAGAACATTCTCTTTCGGTTGGTTATATTAGTGGCAAACGTAAGCAAGAAGCTAGAACTTCAGGATTCGTTCTTAATGAATATTTTCAAACAGATGCATCTATCAATAAAGGAAATTCTGGTGGACCTATGTTCAATTTACAAGGTGAAGTCATTGGGATTTCAAGCTATATCATCACAGAATCAGGAGGTTTTCAAGGCTTGGGTTTTGCAGCTACATCTAATTTAGCCAAAAAATTGGTCATAGATGGTAATAGAAGATGGACAGGAATCAATGGTTTTATTTTAGATGAAAAATTAGCTTGGATGTTGAATGTACCTATAAATGGGGGGATACTTGTTGAATCAGTCGTTAGGTTTTCACCAGCAGATTTTGCAGGAGTTAAAGGTGGATTTGAAAATATCGATATAGAAGGAGAGCGGTTAATTGCAGGAGGTGATATTATCCTTTCTGTAAATGGTTTTCCATTAACAAAAGCATCTTTTGAAAATTTGGATAGTGATCGTTTAAATAAATCAAATTTCTTTAACCAGAATATATTTGTACTTAAAATTTGGAGAGGAGGAAAGGTTGAAGAGGTCAAAATTAAATTTAAGGACTAG